The sequence AGTAGAGAGAGTGATACAATGAACAAGGCAAgttaaaaatctgtttattatggaaaaatttaaacttatacaaaaatagaaaataatgtagtgtttttaaaagaaccctttttatttttagaaattttcaagcataaagaaaaaaaatagtataaaacCTCACATGTATCTATCACCCAACTTCAACAGTTAGCAACTTGAACCAGCGCTGTTTTGTTATTCATCTGCTGCTTCTTCCTCAGTGAACTATTTTGAAGTGAATTTCAGATCTTTTATATGAGGGAAGCATGAGCAGAGATCTGACTACAGTGAGAATACAAAGGAGATTATTGCAAGCAGAAGAACCAGGGAGGCAGGAGGCGATAGGTGTGCTGGAGGAGAGGTGAGGAGGCCAGGGAGGCCAGGGCGAGGGGCACAAGGAGAGTGGAGAAGGGTGAAGTCCAAGATATGAGGAGAGGACAGCAGATCATAGAGCAGAAAATAATAACCTCTGTATCTCAGGATTGTTGGAAGGTTGAAATGCAATGATATATGAAGAGCAGTTGTTGTAGGAACTGCCCTCCCCTGAGAGTCAAGGTCTTGCATTCTGGTTCCAGACCCACCACTTACTGGTGAGGAGTCTGGAAAATCCCTCCCCTTCTTTATCTGGAACCAGAGGGGCTGGCCAGAGTGAGCCCTGGGTGCTCCAACTCTCTAAGCTGTCATACTGATAAACCTTTCCATTTATTGAACATgtactgtgtgcctggcactgtgcccTCTGAAAGAGAGgtctacagatgaggaatctgaggccaAGGTCACTCATCTgggaaatggcagagctgggatttggacCCAGGGAGTCTGAGCTGGGTTCACACCAAACTGTTAACCATTGCACTGCATGCCCCCTTCGGAGTGTGGGTTCTTTGCCTCATAGAAATTTTGATACCAGCTCTGTATCATTGTAAAATTCTCTACCTTGGCAGGACGTAATGGGCTGAATAACACTTATGGGTAGGCCCAGGGGATCATGGGAGGATTCCTTGGGATGTCTTTTAATCCAGGGAGAGGCAGGTAAGCtttccccctccacctcccactcAACCTCAGTTCTTTTGAGTTTCTGGGTCATATATCTGGAAATAGCGCTGTAACAGGCCCATCTAAGtggtcctcctctctcctcccttcccacacTTGTCCTAATTGCATCACAGCACCCTGATCACTTATTTCAGGACACTTACTGCAACTCTACTTATTGTATATATTTGCTTGAGTTTTAATCCCCTTTTCCCAGTTGACTGACAGTTCCTTGAGGGCATGGCCACGTTGTCCCTGTGTACTCCCAATGCCCCATGTTTGTTGAATTTATAAATGAAGGAGCTGCCCCTCATCCCCCATGCTATGACCAAAAACCCTTGGAAGGGATATTGACCCAAAGTCTTAACTTTTTCATGGCCTATTTTTTGGGAAATTTCTTCACTAAATCCTAACATTAAAAAGGTccctatgtataaaatacagtttGAATAATGGTTACAAatgtggactctggagccagatggTTGTGCGACCTGGGACAAAGTtgttaacctttctgtgcctcaatttccttactCATATACTGGGAATATAACAAGACAAACTGTAATCTAATACTGCTGTTATGAAAAGTGCTTTGAGTGTATTTGGGGTGTGGGTTAACGTGGACGAGAAATTCGTCTTTGACTTGTAACCAGTGGTCTAAATTGTGACGAATGGGTTAAACTGGACTGAGAATGTGGTTTAAACTGTAACAGGTTGTCTTATCTATGACTCATGGTCTAGCCTGTTACCTGTAGTCTGACCCTTGACCTGTGGTCACAGCTCAATTTATGACCTGAAGGCTGCTCTATGAGCACAGTCTAAGAGCTAACAGTGGGCATGTGTTCTACCTTGTGGCCGGTGGTCTAATCGGTGACCCTGTTCTGTAGTAACATCTGCGACCAGTGATCTAACCTGCCCCCGCTGGgtggctctgtgaccctgggcctTCCTCTGCATAGGGAGAAGTGAATTCAAACGGTGCTGGAACGGCCAAGGGGCCTGCCGGGCTTACTGCACGAAGTATGAAACCTACATGCATCTGTGCTCGGATGCCACCTTGTGCTGTCTGCCTTATGGACTCAAGCCTGTCAAGACTGAAAAGGTCTAGCTGGTTCTGGGACTGACACCCTTGCCCTCCAGTAAAATACAAGCTGCCAGCTGTGTCCTCTTGTCATTGCCTCGCCACCCTCAGGGCTggagtgaggggtgggggaggtccAGAGTGTGGGAGGGATGGAAGGATGGTTGATGGAAGGAAGTGTATTGCCCAAGGAGAGTGGGCTCTAATAGCCACTGTAAATGGTTCCGGTCCAGCCTGTAACACTTTCACTCTAATTCTGGAAAAATCACTCAGCTTCCATAAGCCTTTCCAgacttctcatctgtaaaatggggataatgatactATCAGGAGGTTAGGAGTTTATACAAGGGATGCAAAAAAGAAAGGTAGAGTTAATAGTAATGATAACAAGAGTTAAGTAATGGGAATAATTAGTAAGTAATAGAGTTAACAACAAGCTTCTGGTGTTCAGAATGGGATAGTACATTTGGGTTGAAGGGTGGAGCCTGCTGAGAGTGAAAGGATTTTTCTATGCTCGTTTATCTTCTATGTTAATATTTCAAGAGTCTGCTCAGATGGAAAGGACCATGAGGATTTTCtgaaagcaaagtccaatgcaggggacacgggttcaatccctggtcagggaactaagaccccacatgctgcagggcaacaaagcccagtgagctgcaactagagaagcctgagtGCCATTTGCATGGAAGACTCAGAACAaccaaaaacaataataataataataaaaaccaagACCTGCCCgttcctgcccccaaacccctAAAGTACTTAACCTCAGAAGACATTTGAAGCCTGGAGCCTGAGGATAGTCTTGGCGGCTTCCTGCTGTGCAAGGTGTTAACTCTTTAGTTTCTGGTATGAGAGGGATCTGGGAATCCCTGGACCAGACACAGGAAGCTGCAAGTGAAGGGGGAGACACCCGAGGGCTTGGGATGGTAGCTTTTACCAACCAACCAGGAGGGAAGCAATGCGTTATTTAATAACAAAGCATACCACCAGAACATCAGTCCTTGCCCTGCACCTTCCTTAGTTTCTGGGTGGTCCAGaccagaggtccccaacctcaTTGGCACCAGGGCCCAGATTCACAGAAGACTAGGTTTTCCATGCATGACGAAAGGgctggtttcgggatgattcaagtgaattacatttattatgcCGCTGAagatctgacaggaggtggagctcTGGCAGTATTGTGAGCGATGCAGGAGTAGCTGTAAACACAGATGAAACTTGCTAGCCTgttgctcacctcctgctgtgtgacctggttCCCAACAGGCCACGGACTGGTACCGGCACGAATCTCTGGCCCCGGGAATTGGGGACCCGTGCTCTAGACATTGAACCTATTGCCAGTGGGCCTGTTTTAGAACCCAGTGTGGTAGAGGTGAGGTGGGCATGGTGTCTAGAGCCTAGAAAGAGGATAAGAATCCCAGACATGGCCACAGGACCACAGAGATCTGACATGGAATGGGGGTCAGTCTCCTGTTCTTCCCCCAGGCCTCAGTGAGTCCGAGAGAGGCCAAAACAGTTCACCAGCAACTTGACTTAAGTGGGAAGCAGTGGATGTTTTCGACGACAGGCCCAAACTCTCCAGACTCCAGCGAATGCCGGCCAGCACCATACCAGCGAACCTCCTCGCTCTTACCCCGCCACTGTGTTTGGGAGGAGCAGGGAGACAGAGGAAGAATCCAAAACCTCGAGAAATTTTACCAAAGAGACTAAGTCCCTAAGAACTCAAGAAACCTCAGGAGACTATTTAAATTGTTGAATTAAACTGGATTGAACTAAATTTAGATCTGCACTCAGACTCCCCGGCCCTCCCTCTCACCCTCCCCGAGTTGTTTTACAAAGAATACAGAAGCTGTGTTTTCTTTGTACACTCCCAGACATAGTGCAAGGGAATTTGTGACTTTTCTTGGAGGGAAGATGGTAATGATTTCTAAGTGAGGAGTCAGACAGACTCAAGTTCATACTCTGCCACGTATAGGCCACAGGCTGTGCCAGTGGGGCGAGTCACTTCCCCTGTCTGATACCAGGGACCTTCTGTGCAAGATGGGCGCAATGACAGCTTTTTGTGGGGTAGCTGTGGGGTCAGAGTGGATTGTCTGGCCCTTCATAAGTGCTCAGCAAATGAAAGCTGCAGCAACCACTATCGTGTCTACGGAGCGAGAGACACGGCACTGGCCTTCTCCGTGGAATTTCAGACCTACCGAAAATCTGCAAGAACAGTACAAAGATTTCCCATAGATCTTTCACCCAGACTTcccaaatatgaatattttaccaCTGTAaccttttcatttcctcctctatgtatacgtgtatatatgtataaatataggcAGGCATGCTAAGtcccaactccttgagaccccatggactgtagccctccaggctcctctgtctatgggattcttcaggcaagaatatgagagtgggttgctatgccctcctccagggaatcttcctgacccagggatcgaacccatgtctttatgtctcctgcattggcaggtggattccccacaactgaggcaccagggaagtcctgtgttgGATCTTTTTGTTGaatcatgtggaatctttcatTGAGGTTCATGGACTCTTGGGTTTATTTGTGGGTTtatttgctctgtggcatgtgtgatcttagtttcccaaccagagatcaaacctgtgtcccctgcattgcaaggtgaactcttaaccactggaccaccagggaagccccacaaatatagtttatataagtgtgtgtatgtatatatatatatatatcagatatgACAGCCTTTTATAGAGAAATAGTTTTGGATTTTTGCTAGAAGCCAAAGGCATTTTCTTACATAACCACAGTACAATTATAAAAATCAGGACATTAACATTCacaaatttctgttgtctaaTCTTTATCTACAGAAAACCCCTGGATCACACATTCCATTCAGTTGTCATGTTCCTTTGATCTCTTTTAATCTGGAACAGTTCTTCATTCTTTCATGACATTGATGGTTTTGAGGCATCCAGGCCGGTTGCTTTGTGAAATGTCCCTCAGTTtgagtttgtctgatgtttccttaTGATTGgcttcagctttggcattttTGGTGGGAATTCTACTGAAGTGATGCTGTGggtctttcagtcatgtcagagGGCAGCCATTGTCCTTCCAAGACTGAAATAGGACAAAACAGATGAGACGTTTCTAAAGTTTACACACGTGCAGGGCTATTTCCCACCTGGTATCCTAACAGACCCTCATTTAAGCCTACATTCAACCTCCTAAATCCCAAGGATGCATCTAACAAGCCAAGGAAACAGGGCAATTCTAGGGCAGAAGATTCCTCAAGATACTTTATGAATGAGGTTCCAAGCCCAGAGAGACAAAGTGACTTGTCTAAGGCCACACAGTTCTCAAGGCACACAGCTAGAGCTTGGACTTAAAGCTTTGGACTTCAAGTCAAGACTAGTTTTGAAGTAAAATAGGAGCCACCCATTGGTAGGACGGGCCAGTGTGAAGGGGAAACGTTGGGAGGAAGGGAGCTCCATGGCACTGGAGATGTGCAAGGTGAGCCAAGTAGGTGGGGGATGTTAGAGAGGAAGTTTTGCTTTGATATAGGTGCTTAGACATACTATTCAGAGCATAGACATTCCCAAAGAGTCACTGAATGGCTGAGttaaggataataatagtatcagTTAGCCTTTAGCAAGTACCAACTGCTTTATATATATCATCTCACTTAATTTTCACAGTTGTTTGATATTAttaatagttgtggcactcgggatcttggttgtggcatgtgaactcttagttggagcacatgggatctagttccctgaccagggaatgaacctgggcccctgcattggaatctCAGTGTCTTAGACACAGAAACACCAGGTAGTCCcctttttgtactttttaaataacatttttttcttattgtaaaaATGATACATGTCCACtggagaaaagttagaaaacagaGAAGCACAAATAAGAAGGCAAAAGTCAATATTttcactatacatatatatataaaaaaaaatccataaaaatgtGATTTACAGATAAAATGGAGTCAAATTGtacattttttgtgtgtcttgGTTTTTTTAAACTTGTCTAAGTATCATGAACATTTTCATTTGTGCTTTGTTTTCCAAAACAAGATTTTTAGCACTAAAATGCCtctggaaatttctttaaaaatttcaaactttCATAACTTGAATAATATGCTTAGAACACattgtggaaaaataaaacatagatgAGCTTCAAAATATTCACCACTTTTTCATAATCCTTGTTAGCTTTTGTTACATACTTTGTCAGAAtggatatatacattttatataatcactaaaaattatatacatattttaaaagttacatgaTATATATAGTGCACATATACAAAATatgtaatattcatatatatgtattttcacatGCATCAGGGTTTAGAGTAGAGTTCAGTTAGAATGGAGGTTAGAGGAGTTTCTCATCCTGCTGATCAGATGGATCCCTTCCGGcttacaagaaaggaaaagaacaaagttaaaaTGATGGATGCTGTAGGAGGCTCAGGGTGGGATTGGGGGacaccccacccccttccccacctgGGTTTTTGATGGCAGATGGTTGAGTGGACTTTTTGTACTGGGCCAGGGCTACATTTAAGTCTGAAAGCCAGGTGACAATCACATTTGGgccaaataattctttaaaaaatttttgtttatttattttagttggaggatatTTACTTTACGATactgtgatggcttttgccatacatcagtatgaatcagccataggcatacgtGTGTCCTCTCTACCCTGAAACACACCACCCCCACACACCCTTCTTTTCCCTGCCCACCTCAACTCTCAACTTACTCTTGAATCAGGACATTGCCTTTCAGGAGACTGACAGAGATAGTGAGGTTTCCTCCATCAGTGGAGCACATTGTGTTTCCCTGGTGATAACACCAAAGTAAGTGATTGTTTATCTTTAGGGGCCATTTTAATGAAAGATAAATATCTCTATGCAGTGGAATTACACAATGCAGTGTGATGTCTTCAATGACAGATATTTTCTGTGTGTAGGGATTGGGAGAAATCCCTTCTCCTGTTCAGGCAGCCACTGGCTCAAGGAGGGATTCTCCTGGCTTATTTAAACTGCTATTGTTCATATTTGCAAGACatttatctgacaaaggactcatTTCCAGAATACACAAAGAAGGCTTACAAGTCAGTAAGAAAAGCAATGTAATAATGGAGTGGGCaatatttaaatagacattttacaaaagaaggtgtatagatggccaataagcccgtgaaagatgctcaaaatcattaggcatcagggaaatgcaaattaaattcaTAGTAGGATGTCATTACCTACCACCAGCATGATTAATATAAAAAAGACTGACCATAATGAGTGTTGGTAAGGATATGGAGCAACTGGAATGCTaatacattgttgatgggaatgtaacgtggacaaccattttggaaaaatagTTGCAGAATTACTTACAAGAATAGAAATATGTACATATGAAGACTTCCCTAGTGTTTGTGGCAGTTTTATTCATAGTATCTCATAACTGGAAACAACATGTGAATAAATTGAGTTACATCCatataatacaataataataaacaacaataacaatatacTGAAGCACACAGCATGAATTAACCACAAAAAACCATTATGTTAAACAAAAGAAGCCAGGTACAAAGGTGTACACACTAAATGATTCCATTTACGTGAATATTTGAAAAGGCAAACCTCCCAAATGCCTATCAACAAATAACTGGATTAGGAAGATACAATGTCTATCAAAGGATTACTacccagtcataaaaaagaacaaaatactgccatttgcagcaacatgggtggacctagagaatattatgcttagtgaaataagtccaacagagaaaaacaaatatatgatatcacttgcatgtgaaatctaaaaagtaataaaaatgagtgtatatactaaacagaaacagactcacagacataaaaaacaaacttatgattactaaAGGGGAGAatggaggggaagggataaattagggatATTGGATGGACAGATACAAACagtcatatattaatataacatagataagcaacaaggattcactgtacaacacagggaattatacccatTATCTTGTACCAACCTATGATGGAATTTAATATGCAAAAAttctgaatcactatattgtacacctgaaactacaaTATTGATTATCAATTATACTTGATAATCAATTAGAATTAATATTGtgatcaattatacttcaattaaaaaaaattttacttgaagagtcagatcagttcagttcagttgctcagtcatgtccaactcttcacgaccccatgaaccgcagcatgccaggcttccctgtccatcaccaaccaccggagtctactcaaacccatgtccattgagtcggtgatgccatccaaccatctcgtcttctgttgtccccttctcctcctgccctcaatctttcccagcatcagaggcttttcaaatgagtcagctctttgcatcaggtggccaaagtattggagtttcagcttcaacatcagtccttccaattaacacccaggactgatctcctttaggatggactggttggatctccttgcagtccaagggacattcaagagtcttctccaacaccacagttcaaaagcatcaatcggatagataaaggaaaaaaaaaagtcaaaactaagttgatgctgaagctccaatactttggccacttgatgcggagccaactcaccggaaaagaccctgatgctgggaaaggttgaaagcaggaggagaagggggaagagaggatgagatggttgggcgacatcactgactcaatggacataactttgagcaaactcccagagatggtgaaggacagggaggcctggtgaaatggagttgcaaagagtctgacacaactgagcgactgaacaataacaatcaagttgatttaaaaagtaagaaaataagttGAATACAAAACCAAAACCCCCACTATCTCTCTCTCAGCACATGTAGTTCAATTTGGGTAAATTATTTTGCTTGTGATGCAGCTCCATTTGTCTCAAAAAAATTGAGAATCCAGGGAGAGACTTAATGGCTAGATCAGATTCTCAAAGGGGAGATACTGCCCTCTAGGGGTTACTTTGGGAATTTTCTGGAGGCATTTTTTGATCAAAGTGAATGCGACCCCTGCTGGAATTTGTATAttgagcacctgggaagcccccggcATCAACATGAGTGACTGTCCTGGAAAGTGAAATATTGACCCATTTCCCAAACAAAATTCAAATGTGCTGCTAGATCAT comes from Bubalus bubalis isolate 160015118507 breed Murrah chromosome 14, NDDB_SH_1, whole genome shotgun sequence and encodes:
- the DEFB124 gene encoding beta-defensin 124 translates to MTQLLLLLVALLVLGHVPTGRSEFKRCWNGQGACRAYCTKYETYMHLCSDATLCCLPYGLKPVKTEKV